The sequence below is a genomic window from Syntrophorhabdaceae bacterium.
ATCGGTATAGAGCTGCTGACCTATGTTGGTAACGTCACGGACCATTTCTTCCGGAGAGGCGTAACCGAATATGCGGGCCATCGCGGGGTTAACGGCGATCAAATGACTATCCGGCGTACTCTGGAAGATGCCTTCCACGGCATTTTCAAAGATGCTGCGGTATTTTAATTC
It includes:
- a CDS encoding PAS domain S-box protein, which produces MKDRNKTKKQPPTETAEIHRRSEKKAVSELEHQIIEREHAEQALHESELKYRSIFENAVEGIFQSTPDSHLIAVNPAMARIFGYASPEEMVRDVTNIGQQLYTD